A stretch of the Hyperolius riggenbachi isolate aHypRig1 chromosome 11, aHypRig1.pri, whole genome shotgun sequence genome encodes the following:
- the LOC137537794 gene encoding carbohydrate sulfotransferase 5-like, with product MGRLRIALAVFAVVGIFQTILLFLNLNKKVPHSSPEEKPKKVHLLILSTWRAGSSLVGQFFSQHPDVFFLKEPTWHVWKSLPYNNANALHMAVRDLIRSVFRCDMSVFDAYIETRSHISNVFHWGSSRALCSPPSCSAFSRKSIISNIDCEKHCRESPFSKVEESCHTYSHVVLQDVRILDLKVLHSLLKDSRLNLKILHIVRDPRAVGKSRDKIQYDLMRDNAIVLGSNDTKLIDKDFKVLEKICQSQVDIFKNSYFNPPPFLKDRYLLIRYEDVVRETLKTVKEMYDFAGLELTQELISWVQDMTHGPKQQKLHPFVVSSRDALSVSQAWRSELPYNKVKLLQKICRDAVDAFRYQNIGSEDELKDLTLETVLPMRKEDFKWED from the coding sequence ATGGGCAGGTTAAGAATTGCATTAGCTGTATTTGCTGTAGTTGGTATTTTTCAAACAATCCTCCTTTTCCTCAACTTGAATAAAAAAGTTCCACATTCCAGTCCAGAGGAGAAACCAAAGAAAGTCCACCTTCTGATTCTCTCCACCTGGAGGGCTGGCTCATCTCTGGTTGGCCAGTTCTTCAGCCAGCACCCTGATGTCTTCTTCCTGAAGGAGCCAACTTGGCATGTATGGAAGTCCTTGCCCTACAACAACGCCAATGCCCTTCACATGGCAGTGAGGGACTTAATCCGGTCAGTCTTCAGATGCGACATGTCTGTGTTTGATGCTTACATAGAAACTAGAAGTCATATATCAAATGTGTTTCACTGGGGCTCTAGTAGGGCCCTCTGTTCACCTCCATCATGCAGTGCCTTTTCCCGGAAGAGCATTATATCGAACATCGATTGTGAGAAACATTGCCGTGAGAGTCCCTTCAGTAAAGTGGAAGAGTCTTGTCATACCTATAGCCATGTTGTCCTCCAGGATGTTCGTATTCTTGACCTGAAAGTTCTACATTCTCTATTAAAAGATTCCAGATTAAACTTAAAGATTCTTCACATCGTGCGTGATCCTCGAGCTGTTGGTAAATCTCGTGACAAAATACAGTATGATCTCATGCGTGACAATGCGATTGTCCTTGGCTCAAACGATACAAAACTCATTGACAAAGACTTCAAAGTACTCGAAAAAATTTGTCAAAGCCAAGTTGACATATTCAAAAACAGCTACTTCAACCCCCCTCCTTTCCTTAAAGACCGTTACTTATTAATCAGGTACGAAGATGTGGTGAGAGAGACTTTGAAAACTGTAAAAGAGATGTATGATTTTGCAGGTCTAGAATTGACACAAGAATTAATATCTTGGGTCCAGGACATGACGCATGGCCCAAAGCAGCAGAAGCTGCATCCATTTGTTGTTTCGTCGCGGGATGCATTAAGTGTTTCTCAAGCTTGGAGGAGTGAACTGCCCTATAATAAAGTGAAATTGCTTCAGAAGATCTGCAGAGATGCTGTGGATGCTTTCCGTTATCAGAATATAGGTTCCGAGGATGAGCTGAAAGATCTTACCTTGGAGACTGTGCTACCAATGCGAAAAGAGGACTTTAAGTGGGAAGATTAG